The following are from one region of the Melioribacteraceae bacterium 4301-Me genome:
- the cas5b gene encoding type I-B CRISPR-associated protein Cas5b, whose product MHLLRIKIYQPNAHYRLPFAYQRRHTYPLPPYSTVIGFLINVLGIWNQEDNFYKEGIRKLKISLAGKFDSKITEYIWFRNMSKKAHIGRFSYVENRENNGTIEHPGGQSPMRIDVLNDVHLLIYLGHKDIDVLKRISEEISNPINRLEILHLGRAEDWIILEEEPKLLEDSQLAYEQHGGNFKHFFWIPQNFYVLENESWKLVSNDSFEGLLYNLPTFSSIEGYEENFNRHGKRTFEYVRTKLNDGLIIGQKLMIDKELNLPIFLGDLNGRN is encoded by the coding sequence ATCAAAGGAGGCATACTTATCCACTGCCTCCTTATTCGACAGTAATTGGCTTTCTGATAAATGTGCTTGGTATTTGGAATCAAGAAGATAATTTCTATAAAGAGGGGATTAGAAAACTAAAAATATCACTTGCAGGAAAATTTGACAGCAAGATAACCGAATACATTTGGTTCAGGAATATGAGCAAGAAGGCTCATATTGGTAGATTTAGTTATGTTGAAAATAGAGAAAACAATGGAACTATTGAACATCCCGGCGGGCAATCTCCGATGAGGATTGATGTGTTAAACGATGTTCATTTGCTAATATATTTAGGACACAAAGACATTGATGTGCTGAAAAGAATAAGCGAAGAAATTTCTAATCCTATAAATAGATTGGAAATCCTTCATCTCGGCCGTGCCGAAGACTGGATTATTTTAGAAGAAGAACCAAAGTTGCTTGAAGATTCACAATTAGCTTACGAACAACACGGCGGTAACTTTAAACATTTTTTCTGGATACCTCAGAATTTTTATGTCCTCGAAAATGAAAGTTGGAAACTAGTTAGTAATGATAGCTTCGAAGGATTGTTATATAATCTACCAACTTTCAGCTCAATAGAAGGTTATGAAGAAAATTTTAACCGGCACGGGAAAAGAACTTTTGAGTATGTACGAACTAAATTAAATGACGGATTAATTATTGGTCAAAAACTGATGATTGATAAAGAATTAAACCTACCAATTTTTTTAGGTGATCTAAATGGCAGAAACTAA